In Paenibacillus sp. FSL M7-0420, a single genomic region encodes these proteins:
- a CDS encoding dockerin type I domain-containing protein yields MTFYRTMKRSIAAAIILPMLFTFASFPVHADSSNADYSIANEFMKYSINSKTGGFSIETIDGHPQKAFDNNLPLLYKEDAARSNGTSFTTVRIDGKDFIFGQEYGWFGIDTKLHEPVVSEQNRLLTIAWDIKGYTITQKVSISIDPNNSRTGNIGISYDVKNNNATAGTVGIRLLLDNALGSEIDAPYVLVDPSQPTIVETEYSGDNLPQQIRYVDSLSASSKTAYALLSGWSGNKDVNVDKVIVGHWINLANTRYEYTPNPSVDFTNYSNRYLVPDTATAYYWNEKSIEPGQVRISEMLYGIGSFAEQTQKEHVSIGIQTGNVYLANDKKAYENNGVFKANVVIDNSVSGAKELIEPIVKLSLEEGLVFAATNTREYTVKISGGLNIGTVFNIPDVDIIAETQSMITSKRLVVSLNATEIIDAKTHKVVDYSANTNILIPAVEGKLPEVSMKHVFPAAVYYEGDKNLTVSGDMKVLMEALSGSDGWSLYLVASSSVEAALIDKRKISFIDEGQTLAFSTNQTLAVGKYDIEFRFTNQQLIDAFGTKIKAATTVDVTSNLADKSASYGIVSLVRFTDAANHRQLYDYISFTNEDVMKKFIAGGVSKDGILHKGIAFKEDETEILLTLRGKIRLMDTGTEKYYSASPADGDITINSILTYDSTEALKMTVDSKGAKLEGDGTVKVINSINIWHNKWHFEASNGTKYTLNREAVAGKTAEAFELQLGDAGYMLQNIAGFLINIKYGVMTRDDDDFGISFGGRISMPLKAADPSKGEEHYDYKGSLTADVQDVLYGSKDSEIGFVGINTTLSVALPKDILGPLVGNEAGVKADITINTIEDIYSIDAGVSVTMLEVEGSLALKKVPINSVPKMMLDKLTFFLAPSTMKVPVVAPYVFITGLGGGISNLADTVAGEPAGELPPLTIHLQTRLLINAIIVGDFKLDAKLSGLAIEGSGHLEKDEEGRLLNIQAGMNVQWISPFQLNAFGSISIHAGAIRGGITIKITEDYFYGYVYAGLFIPDSIPLLGGKEIAGVEAAVSSDFVGANFKVIGVKLGFIYYWNGDLSFGGSIDLSSRGDAVHYVHSEALDESGNLVPTTMIYGTNMRRLNTEAVAKTRAGNGVTKEINPATKDALLFEIPLRGLIKPSASEINVTNPNGKRLTMVEDDNKGNGNYLVQSLDGTNYLYISVTDPSLIVAGNWSVSVSTPDVYIDSFAVNSVDYMPELTGVSASTSTNTSRELNVSWTTDKQGQYSGALNVYVTKDPSVMKAIESSNIQDTSSLISIGNLELDEIESGSHVFTLPESFPEGKYHVVAMLVNHQGGMSKKITASTFTFTNPLLPQNPKSVSAVYSGDGYVKVSITGSDDTATHYLVAIQDEDGDEVENSFGQFKVGSDIILKPLENQTNRPLLEEGKTYFVKVQAVRIVESALTQAEYYRSTEFASSPGFVMPSTDKPQLVSVETNIDRSQDLYYLNTNQFKATYTFDRPVKMTLNLNTEDKNTPQEFKKVWSFEENLEDGQQLVDFIAVAENRDTLQGSRSSGAIGFTVDTKAPALLLDEDVQTSLDKENVDNTVSNQVVFVGADSSYSFRGLTDPSATLTLDGTSDGIVISPDGTFVVNRKASSEDPNQTLMLTAVDDAGNETVVPVYLVNRVLSEYEGIKLISDLEGSEDQPDSIELGIGGATALSVKALRTVDGTVLKAEDVVWDVLYNQNIIRLSQNGTIEALAPGETAIKVSYRLSAFEGQNGKTVYKELSDVIKIHVKDYGYRYEVRQTQGFSLYAIYTEMNMGKATVVIGGNKQTLLYDNLKKAYIGASKEIVTGEQLTAKLGFEPTVKSPVLLRGDTDGSGAIDKVDVLATLNAILDNVYNGFSSVENWMRADTNGDGVVDIVDAQLTLMEALQR; encoded by the coding sequence ATGACGTTCTATAGAACAATGAAACGCAGCATAGCTGCAGCTATTATTCTACCCATGCTTTTCACCTTTGCAAGTTTCCCTGTTCATGCTGACAGCAGTAATGCGGATTATTCCATTGCGAACGAATTTATGAAATATTCAATTAATTCAAAAACGGGTGGCTTCTCCATCGAAACCATTGACGGTCATCCGCAAAAAGCGTTTGATAACAATCTTCCGCTTCTGTATAAGGAAGATGCGGCAAGGAGCAACGGAACATCCTTTACAACCGTCCGTATCGACGGAAAGGATTTTATTTTCGGTCAGGAATACGGCTGGTTCGGAATCGATACCAAGCTTCATGAACCTGTCGTTTCAGAGCAAAACAGGCTTTTAACCATTGCATGGGACATTAAGGGCTATACCATAACACAAAAGGTGTCCATTTCAATCGACCCTAACAATTCAAGGACGGGTAACATTGGTATCTCATATGATGTGAAAAATAACAATGCCACGGCCGGAACGGTGGGGATTCGGCTTCTTCTGGACAACGCGCTGGGTTCAGAGATCGACGCACCTTATGTGCTGGTTGACCCGTCGCAGCCGACAATCGTTGAAACCGAATATAGCGGTGACAACCTTCCGCAGCAAATTAGATATGTTGATTCTCTGTCCGCTTCGAGCAAGACGGCTTATGCCCTCTTGTCCGGCTGGAGCGGCAACAAGGATGTCAACGTTGATAAAGTGATTGTCGGACACTGGATTAATCTTGCAAACACCAGATACGAGTACACACCAAACCCCAGTGTTGACTTTACTAATTATTCCAACCGGTACTTGGTTCCTGACACGGCAACGGCCTATTATTGGAATGAAAAATCCATTGAGCCGGGTCAAGTCAGAATTTCTGAAATGCTCTATGGGATCGGCAGCTTTGCTGAACAAACCCAAAAGGAGCATGTATCCATAGGGATTCAAACCGGAAATGTATACTTAGCTAACGACAAAAAGGCTTATGAAAACAATGGTGTTTTTAAAGCAAATGTAGTCATTGACAATAGTGTCTCCGGAGCAAAAGAACTTATAGAACCCATTGTAAAGCTTAGCCTCGAAGAGGGGCTTGTGTTTGCAGCCACGAATACACGGGAATACACGGTGAAGATTTCGGGCGGTCTTAACATTGGAACGGTATTTAATATTCCGGATGTTGACATTATTGCAGAGACTCAGTCTATGATTACGTCAAAACGTCTGGTCGTTTCGCTAAACGCCACAGAAATTATTGATGCTAAGACCCATAAAGTGGTTGACTACAGTGCCAACACAAACATTTTGATTCCAGCAGTGGAAGGAAAGCTCCCGGAGGTTTCAATGAAGCATGTTTTCCCGGCGGCCGTTTATTATGAAGGCGACAAAAACCTTACCGTTTCTGGCGATATGAAGGTTTTGATGGAGGCCCTTTCGGGAAGTGACGGATGGAGTCTGTACCTTGTTGCATCCTCAAGCGTTGAGGCAGCTCTGATTGACAAAAGAAAAATAAGCTTTATTGATGAAGGCCAAACGCTTGCGTTCTCAACGAATCAGACGTTGGCGGTTGGAAAGTATGACATTGAATTCAGATTTACAAATCAACAGCTGATCGATGCCTTCGGTACCAAAATTAAAGCAGCAACTACAGTGGACGTTACCAGTAATTTAGCGGATAAAAGTGCAAGCTACGGTATTGTTTCGCTGGTCCGGTTCACAGATGCTGCAAACCACAGACAGTTATATGACTATATCAGTTTTACAAACGAAGACGTAATGAAGAAATTTATAGCCGGCGGCGTGAGCAAAGACGGCATTCTTCACAAAGGAATAGCCTTTAAAGAAGACGAAACAGAAATTCTGTTGACCCTTCGCGGAAAAATCAGACTTATGGATACAGGGACGGAAAAATATTACTCTGCCAGCCCGGCAGATGGCGACATTACCATCAACAGCATCTTGACCTATGACAGCACCGAAGCCCTTAAGATGACCGTTGACAGCAAGGGGGCCAAGCTGGAAGGCGATGGTACCGTCAAAGTGATCAACTCGATTAATATTTGGCATAATAAGTGGCATTTTGAAGCCAGCAATGGAACCAAATATACGCTGAACCGGGAGGCTGTTGCCGGGAAGACTGCTGAGGCCTTTGAACTTCAGCTCGGAGATGCCGGTTATATGCTGCAAAATATTGCAGGTTTTTTGATCAATATTAAATACGGTGTTATGACCCGGGACGACGATGATTTCGGAATTAGCTTTGGCGGAAGAATTTCAATGCCTTTAAAAGCTGCTGATCCATCGAAGGGTGAGGAGCATTATGATTATAAAGGCTCGCTCACAGCGGACGTTCAAGATGTTCTCTATGGAAGTAAAGACAGCGAGATTGGTTTTGTTGGCATTAACACAACACTCTCAGTAGCTCTGCCCAAAGATATATTAGGCCCGTTAGTAGGAAACGAAGCCGGTGTTAAAGCGGATATAACCATTAACACCATTGAAGATATTTATAGTATTGATGCCGGTGTTTCTGTTACCATGCTGGAAGTAGAAGGGTCATTGGCCCTCAAAAAGGTGCCTATTAACTCCGTGCCCAAAATGATGCTGGACAAGCTCACCTTCTTTTTGGCGCCATCCACAATGAAGGTTCCTGTGGTTGCACCTTATGTATTTATCACAGGCCTTGGCGGAGGAATCTCAAACCTTGCAGACACCGTTGCCGGAGAACCGGCAGGCGAACTTCCACCCCTTACCATCCATCTTCAAACAAGGCTATTAATTAATGCCATTATTGTAGGTGACTTTAAGCTGGATGCGAAGCTATCCGGTCTTGCCATAGAAGGCAGCGGCCACTTGGAGAAAGATGAAGAGGGAAGGCTGCTTAATATTCAAGCGGGAATGAATGTTCAATGGATCTCGCCGTTTCAGCTTAATGCCTTCGGCAGCATCAGTATTCATGCCGGAGCCATTCGTGGCGGGATCACGATTAAAATTACGGAAGATTATTTTTATGGTTATGTGTATGCAGGGCTGTTCATTCCAGACTCCATCCCGCTGCTCGGGGGCAAGGAGATCGCAGGCGTTGAGGCAGCCGTCTCCTCTGACTTTGTGGGTGCAAACTTTAAGGTCATTGGGGTGAAGCTGGGCTTTATCTATTATTGGAACGGTGACCTAAGCTTTGGCGGGTCCATCGACCTCTCTTCAAGAGGAGACGCCGTTCACTATGTTCACTCGGAAGCGCTGGACGAGAGCGGCAACCTTGTGCCTACCACCATGATCTATGGAACGAATATGAGAAGACTGAATACGGAGGCCGTCGCTAAGACAAGGGCCGGAAATGGGGTTACCAAAGAGATTAACCCGGCAACAAAGGATGCACTTCTCTTTGAAATTCCGCTTCGCGGTTTAATCAAGCCTTCTGCCTCAGAAATCAATGTCACCAATCCAAATGGCAAAAGATTGACCATGGTTGAAGACGATAACAAGGGCAACGGAAACTATCTTGTTCAATCTTTAGACGGCACGAATTATTTGTACATTTCAGTCACTGACCCCTCTCTGATTGTTGCGGGGAACTGGTCCGTTTCAGTTTCAACACCTGATGTTTATATAGACAGCTTTGCAGTAAACAGTGTTGACTATATGCCCGAGCTGACAGGAGTTAGTGCTTCTACCAGCACCAATACAAGCCGTGAACTTAACGTTTCCTGGACTACGGACAAGCAGGGCCAATATTCGGGTGCACTTAATGTCTATGTCACGAAGGACCCGTCCGTCATGAAAGCCATCGAATCTTCTAACATTCAAGATACTTCATCATTAATTAGTATCGGTAACCTGGAGTTAGATGAAATTGAATCAGGTTCTCATGTGTTCACGCTTCCTGAGTCCTTTCCTGAAGGGAAATATCACGTGGTTGCAATGCTTGTTAACCATCAAGGCGGAATGAGCAAGAAAATCACTGCCTCAACCTTCACTTTTACCAATCCATTGCTCCCTCAAAACCCTAAATCTGTGTCTGCGGTCTACAGCGGTGACGGATATGTGAAGGTTAGCATAACGGGAAGTGACGACACTGCAACACATTATCTTGTGGCGATCCAAGACGAGGATGGGGATGAGGTCGAGAATTCCTTTGGTCAATTTAAAGTGGGCAGTGACATCATCCTCAAACCATTAGAGAACCAAACCAACCGGCCTCTATTAGAGGAAGGCAAGACTTATTTTGTTAAAGTGCAGGCGGTTAGAATTGTGGAGTCTGCTCTTACACAGGCGGAATATTACCGTTCAACCGAATTTGCATCATCGCCAGGCTTTGTTATGCCTTCAACGGATAAGCCTCAGCTTGTAAGCGTTGAGACAAACATTGACAGATCACAGGATCTCTATTACTTAAACACTAACCAATTCAAGGCGACGTACACCTTCGACAGACCTGTGAAAATGACCTTAAATCTTAACACCGAAGATAAAAATACGCCTCAAGAATTTAAGAAGGTCTGGTCATTTGAAGAAAATCTTGAAGACGGCCAGCAACTGGTTGACTTCATAGCGGTTGCTGAAAACCGTGACACCCTCCAAGGCAGCCGCTCATCAGGGGCTATTGGATTTACTGTTGATACAAAAGCACCTGCGTTACTCCTTGATGAAGATGTTCAAACCAGCCTTGATAAGGAAAACGTTGATAACACTGTCAGCAATCAGGTTGTTTTTGTTGGCGCAGACTCAAGCTACAGCTTCCGTGGTCTAACAGATCCATCCGCAACATTAACGTTAGACGGCACTTCAGACGGAATTGTTATCAGTCCGGACGGAACCTTCGTTGTCAATCGTAAGGCCTCAAGCGAGGACCCGAACCAAACCCTGATGCTTACAGCGGTTGATGATGCCGGTAACGAAACGGTTGTTCCAGTGTATCTTGTGAATCGTGTTCTGTCAGAGTATGAAGGCATCAAGCTAATCTCTGACCTGGAGGGCTCCGAGGATCAGCCTGATTCGATTGAGCTTGGCATAGGCGGGGCAACGGCGCTTTCGGTTAAAGCTCTCCGCACAGTGGACGGTACCGTTCTAAAGGCAGAAGACGTTGTGTGGGACGTTCTGTATAATCAGAACATCATCAGACTTTCACAAAATGGGACCATTGAAGCATTAGCTCCAGGCGAAACGGCCATCAAGGTTAGTTACAGACTGTCTGCTTTTGAAGGCCAGAACGGGAAGACGGTCTATAAAGAACTGTCAGACGTAATCAAAATTCATGTAAAAGATTATGGTTACCGTTATGAGGTTCGTCAGACACAAGGGTTCTCGTTGTACGCCATATACACTGAAATGAACATGGGCAAGGCAACGGTTGTGATTGGCGGCAACAAACAAACTCTGTTATATGACAATCTCAAGAAAGCCTATATTGGTGCTTCAAAGGAGATTGTCACAGGCGAGCAATTAACAGCCAAGCTTGGTTTTGAACCAACGGTGAAATCTCCTGTTCTTCTGCGAGGAGATACCGATGGTAGCGGTGCGATTGATAAAGTCGATGTTTTGGCAACATTGAACGCTATTTTAGACAATGTTTACAACGGCTTTAGTTCAGTAGAAAATTGGATGAGAGCTGATACCAACGGTGACGGCGTTGTTGACATTGTAGATGCGCAGCTCACCCTAATGGAGGCACTTCAAAGATGA
- the groL gene encoding chaperonin GroEL (60 kDa chaperone family; promotes refolding of misfolded polypeptides especially under stressful conditions; forms two stacked rings of heptamers to form a barrel-shaped 14mer; ends can be capped by GroES; misfolded proteins enter the barrel where they are refolded when GroES binds), whose translation MAKEIKFSEDARRAMLRGVDALANAVKVTLGPKGRNVVLEKKFGSPLITNDGVTIAKEIELEDAFENMGAQLVKEVATKTNDVAGDGTTTATVLAQAMIREGLKNVTAGANPMVMRKGIDKAVKAAVAELQNIAKPIVDSQAIAQVAAISAADEEVGQLIAEAMEKVGKDGVITVEESRGFLTELEVVEGMQFDRGYISPYMITDTDKMEAVLENPYILITDKKISSTQEILPLLEKIVQQARPLVIIAEDIEGEAQAMLIVNKLRGTFNAVAVKAPGFGDRREAMLQDIAALTGGQVITEKLGLDLKSTSIEQLGNARQVRVTKENTTIVDGSGDKADINARVSQIRSQLEETTSEFDKEKLQERLAKLAGGVAVVKVGAATETELKERKLRIEDALNATRAAVEEGIVSGGGTALVNVYAAVAAVVAEGDERTGVNLVLRALEEPVRTIAANAGQEGSVIVDRLKKEAIGIGYNAATDEWVNMFEAGIVDPAKVTRYALQNAASVAAMFLTTEAVIADKPEPAPAGGGMPDMGGMGGMGGMM comes from the coding sequence TATCGCCAAGGAAATCGAACTGGAAGATGCCTTCGAGAACATGGGCGCACAGCTCGTTAAAGAAGTAGCTACCAAGACTAACGATGTAGCCGGTGACGGTACTACAACTGCAACGGTTCTGGCTCAGGCTATGATCCGCGAAGGTCTGAAGAACGTAACTGCAGGCGCTAACCCGATGGTTATGCGTAAAGGGATCGACAAAGCAGTGAAGGCTGCTGTCGCTGAACTGCAGAACATCGCTAAGCCGATTGTGGATTCCCAAGCGATCGCACAAGTAGCTGCAATCTCCGCTGCTGACGAAGAAGTGGGCCAGCTGATTGCTGAAGCTATGGAAAAAGTCGGCAAAGACGGCGTTATCACCGTTGAAGAATCCCGCGGATTCCTGACAGAGCTTGAAGTGGTTGAAGGTATGCAGTTCGACCGTGGTTACATTTCCCCGTACATGATCACGGATACGGACAAAATGGAAGCCGTTCTGGAGAACCCGTACATCCTGATTACAGACAAGAAAATCAGCAGCACGCAAGAAATTCTTCCACTCTTGGAGAAGATCGTTCAACAGGCGCGTCCGCTGGTAATCATCGCTGAAGACATCGAAGGCGAAGCTCAGGCGATGCTGATTGTGAACAAGCTGCGCGGAACGTTCAATGCTGTAGCGGTTAAAGCTCCTGGCTTCGGCGACCGCCGTGAAGCTATGCTGCAGGATATCGCTGCTCTGACAGGCGGCCAAGTGATCACTGAGAAGCTTGGACTGGATCTGAAAAGCACTTCCATTGAGCAACTGGGTAATGCCCGTCAAGTGCGCGTAACCAAAGAAAACACTACAATTGTAGACGGAAGCGGCGACAAGGCGGACATCAATGCACGCGTTAGCCAAATCCGTTCCCAGCTGGAAGAAACCACTTCCGAGTTCGACAAAGAAAAACTGCAGGAGCGTCTGGCGAAATTGGCTGGCGGCGTAGCCGTTGTCAAAGTCGGTGCTGCTACTGAAACTGAACTCAAAGAGCGCAAGCTCCGCATCGAAGATGCCCTGAACGCAACCCGCGCTGCGGTTGAAGAAGGTATCGTATCCGGTGGGGGTACAGCTCTTGTGAACGTATATGCTGCTGTAGCTGCTGTTGTAGCTGAAGGCGACGAAAGAACTGGTGTGAACCTCGTGCTGCGCGCACTGGAAGAACCAGTTCGCACCATCGCTGCTAACGCAGGCCAGGAAGGCTCCGTGATCGTGGACCGTCTGAAAAAAGAAGCTATCGGCATCGGCTACAACGCTGCTACCGATGAGTGGGTAAACATGTTCGAAGCAGGGATCGTTGACCCTGCCAAGGTAACCCGTTATGCGCTGCAGAACGCAGCATCCGTAGCGGCTATGTTCCTGACCACTGAAGCGGTTATCGCTGACAAGCCAGAACCAGCCCCTGCTGGTGGCGGAATGCCAGATATGGGCGGCATGGGCGGTATGGGCGGCATGATGTAA
- a CDS encoding tRNA dihydrouridine synthase: MSNEPNFWLDLPKPFFILAPMEDVTDIVFRHVISEAAKPDVFFTEFTSAENYCHPVGKENVGGRLMFTADEQPIVAHIWGNKPALFEQMSIDMKKLGFRGIDINMGCPAQNAAASGKGAGLIRHPEVAAEIIQAAKAGGLPVSVKTRLGYSKIDEWRGWLGHILKQDIANLSIHLRTKKEKSKVAAHWELIPEIKKLRDELAPNTLLTINGDIPDRATGLKIVEQYGVDGIMIGRGIFTNPFAFEKDSKEHSAKDFLSLLLLQLDLHDKYSTETLPRSFRPLLRYFKIYVRGFRGADELKDQLMETTSTDQVRRLVKPLLDQKLD; encoded by the coding sequence ATGAGTAACGAACCAAACTTTTGGCTGGATTTACCGAAACCGTTTTTTATATTAGCTCCAATGGAAGACGTCACAGATATTGTATTTCGTCACGTCATTAGTGAAGCTGCAAAACCTGACGTATTTTTCACAGAATTCACAAGCGCAGAAAATTATTGTCACCCTGTTGGAAAAGAAAATGTAGGTGGCCGGTTAATGTTCACAGCTGATGAGCAACCGATTGTCGCTCATATTTGGGGCAATAAACCTGCACTTTTTGAACAGATGAGTATTGATATGAAAAAACTTGGTTTTCGTGGTATCGATATAAACATGGGATGCCCAGCACAAAACGCCGCAGCCAGTGGAAAAGGGGCCGGATTAATACGCCATCCTGAAGTTGCAGCAGAAATTATTCAAGCAGCAAAAGCAGGTGGATTGCCGGTTAGTGTTAAAACAAGATTAGGTTACTCTAAAATTGATGAGTGGCGCGGTTGGTTAGGACATATATTGAAACAAGATATTGCGAATCTGTCCATTCACCTTCGTACCAAAAAAGAGAAGAGTAAAGTAGCTGCACACTGGGAACTAATTCCTGAAATAAAAAAATTGCGCGATGAACTTGCCCCAAATACGTTGTTAACCATTAATGGAGATATTCCGGACCGCGCAACAGGATTAAAAATAGTTGAACAATACGGCGTTGATGGTATCATGATTGGCCGCGGCATTTTCACTAATCCATTTGCTTTCGAGAAAGACTCTAAAGAACATAGCGCGAAGGATTTTCTCAGTTTACTTCTTTTACAGTTGGATCTTCACGATAAATATTCAACAGAAACCTTGCCACGTTCATTTAGACCACTTCTTCGCTATTTCAAAATCTATGTTCGTGGATTTAGAGGCGCAGACGAACTAAAAGACCAATTAATGGAAACCACTTCAACAGACCAAGTGCGTCGTTTAGTAAAACCTCTTTTAGATCAGAAATTAGATTGA
- a CDS encoding clostripain-related cysteine peptidase, which yields MMTKIRGFIIFLVFLLATTPSSAAAQSSSYAEALNRLGLFSGTENGYELSRVPTRAESLVMMLRLWGKEKEVLKSTYKSPFTDTGWESRYVSYAYTKGVVNGIDEFRFGGNRPISLNQYCSMVLRVLGYSETKGDFTYGTAVSFASIVLGLDLTQEREFNRGTLAKISSYVLNTRPKNQLATLGQTLSTANIFTTQALNEARSLWEQDKRLNGTTILIYAVGSDLESQQGRLTDDLEEILRGQPNQNTKILLQTGGTLKYHNKYMTDGTSERFEVSHGQLQKHESHIQTAASDPRTLRDFLVWGKAVAPSERYILILWDHGYGTMGGFGADELNERKTMKVSELSQAIGSSDMYFDLIVFDACLMGTVETAYALRDQGKYLIASEDSTPAAGLYYTTWIGALERNPQISTERIGRLILDSFTLHSGMEAEMQTTLSMLKLSQAESLVKAIGNAKFDRSLSDLANHSELLGKNDGIFDQYDLIELMGQSSEVTAAAQALAFEVRNSAGYKNRNGVALYVPSRKIARTHEMKEELQAMGLSSKYIETIF from the coding sequence ATGATGACAAAAATCAGAGGTTTTATCATTTTTTTAGTCTTTCTTCTTGCAACAACTCCATCATCAGCAGCGGCACAAAGCTCCAGCTATGCAGAAGCGCTTAACCGCTTGGGATTGTTCAGTGGAACGGAGAATGGGTATGAGCTGTCGCGGGTGCCCACCAGAGCAGAATCTCTTGTAATGATGCTGCGTCTGTGGGGGAAGGAGAAAGAGGTCCTGAAAAGCACCTACAAAAGTCCATTTACTGATACAGGGTGGGAAAGCCGCTACGTGTCGTATGCCTATACCAAGGGTGTCGTTAATGGAATAGATGAGTTTCGTTTTGGCGGTAACCGGCCCATCTCGCTTAACCAGTATTGTTCAATGGTTTTAAGAGTGTTGGGATATTCAGAAACAAAGGGCGACTTCACTTATGGAACTGCGGTTTCTTTCGCCTCAATAGTTCTAGGATTAGACCTTACCCAAGAACGCGAATTCAACCGGGGAACGCTTGCAAAAATAAGCAGTTATGTTCTAAACACAAGACCCAAAAACCAGCTTGCCACGCTAGGTCAAACCCTTAGTACAGCAAATATTTTCACCACGCAAGCTTTAAACGAAGCCAGGTCACTTTGGGAGCAGGATAAAAGGTTGAATGGAACGACGATTTTAATCTATGCAGTGGGTTCTGACCTTGAATCACAGCAAGGCCGGCTAACTGATGACTTGGAAGAAATTTTGCGCGGTCAACCCAACCAAAATACGAAAATCCTGCTGCAAACAGGCGGAACGCTCAAATATCACAACAAATATATGACCGATGGGACATCCGAACGCTTTGAAGTTAGTCATGGACAGCTGCAAAAGCACGAAAGCCACATCCAAACCGCCGCATCAGACCCTAGAACACTGAGGGATTTTCTTGTTTGGGGCAAAGCCGTTGCACCAAGTGAACGTTATATCCTGATTCTATGGGACCATGGGTATGGAACAATGGGCGGATTTGGCGCAGACGAGCTAAATGAACGAAAAACGATGAAGGTCTCGGAGCTTTCCCAAGCGATCGGTTCATCAGATATGTATTTCGACTTAATCGTTTTTGATGCCTGTCTTATGGGCACCGTTGAAACTGCCTATGCGCTTAGAGATCAGGGCAAATATCTCATAGCTTCTGAAGATTCAACCCCCGCAGCAGGCTTGTACTATACCACATGGATAGGTGCGCTAGAGCGAAACCCGCAGATCAGCACTGAAAGGATAGGACGTTTAATTTTAGACTCCTTTACCCTTCATTCGGGGATGGAAGCTGAGATGCAAACTACCCTATCAATGCTGAAGCTGTCTCAGGCGGAATCCTTGGTTAAGGCCATAGGAAATGCAAAATTTGATCGCTCACTATCAGACCTTGCCAACCACTCAGAGCTATTAGGCAAAAACGACGGGATATTCGATCAATATGATCTTATAGAGCTTATGGGCCAATCTTCAGAAGTCACTGCCGCCGCCCAAGCACTTGCCTTCGAAGTAAGAAATTCAGCAGGTTATAAAAACCGCAACGGTGTGGCTTTATATGTTCCTAGCAGAAAAATTGCACGCACACATGAAATGAAAGAAGAACTACAGGCTATGGGGCTAAGTTCAAAGTATATAGAAACGATTTTCTAA